The Accipiter gentilis chromosome 19, bAccGen1.1, whole genome shotgun sequence genome has a window encoding:
- the RAB30 gene encoding ras-related protein Rab-30: MSMEDYDFLFKIVLIGNAGVGKTCLVRRFTQGLFPPGQGATIGVDFMIKTVEINGEKVKLQIWDTAGQERFRSITQSYYRSANALILTYDITCEESFRCLPEWLREIEQYASNKVITVLVGNKIDLADKREVSQQRAAEFSEAQDMYYLETSAKESDNVEKLFLDLACRLISEARQNTLVNNVSSPLPGEGKSISYLTCCNFN; the protein is encoded by the exons ATGAGTATGGAAGATTATGATTTCCTCTTCAAAATTGTTTTAATCGGCAACGCCGGTGTGGGGAAGACCTGCTTAGTCCGTCGCTTCACTCAG gggCTTTTCCCACCGGGTCAAGGAGCCACGATTGGGGTTGACTTTATGATTAAAACTGTGGAAATAAACGGTGAAAAAGTAAAG CTGCAGATCTGGGACACGGCAGGACAAGAGCGATTCCGATCCATCACGCAAAGTTACTATCGCAGCGCTAATGCGTTAATCTTGACCTACGACATCACCTGCGAAGAATCCTTCCGGTGTCTCCCCGAGTGGCTGCGAGAAATCGAGCAGTATGCCAGCAATAAGGTCATAACCGTGCTAGTGG GTAATAAGATTGATTTAGCCGATAAGAGGGAAGTCTCCCAGCAAAGAGCTGCAGAGTTTTCCGAAGCGCAGGACATGTACTATCTGGAAACCTCAGCAAAAGAATCGGATAATGTGGAAAAACTCTTCCTGGACTTGGCCTGTCGGTTGATCAGCGAGGCACGACAGAACACCCTTGTGAACAATGTCTCATCCCCCTTACCAGGAGAGGGGAAAAGTATCAGCTACTTGACTTGCTGTAATTTTAATTAA